A segment of the Lolium perenne isolate Kyuss_39 chromosome 3, Kyuss_2.0, whole genome shotgun sequence genome:
TAGTTGGTCGGATTCGTATAGCTTCCCATTATGCATTTAAGTCACAGTTGGCTGCTGTACTTCATGGAAGATTATTCGGAGTACTGTATAGCGATGACCCATACCTTAGATGCTCTTCTACAGTCAACTGAACGCCACAAAAACTATCGCTAATCTTCTTAGTGTGGTCATTTTATAATTCTGGCTTCTCTATGGCTGAAAATGTACCTTGTTATTTTTTCTTGTCTCTTTCATCAGGCTGCTGAGTCAAATTATATGAATTGATGGATCTGTCCACAACTTCTGCCATGGCGGCTAAGGCCTACCTGTACAAAGCAGAGTCGCTGGTTAAGGAATATCTTCTTGCAGATTCATATGTTTCCTACACTGCTGTGCTTGGTGGGATCCTGATGTGCAAGATGGTATCATTCGTCTCCTCTTATTTTTTGATATTTATCATGGTCGAACCAGTGAATTTAGTGTTGCTCGTGTATTTAGATGGAAGGAACGAAGTGCTGTTTGTTTGATTGCATTTTTTTGTTTAACTTTTCTGTGTGAAAACTGAGGACTAGGGGAGATCCCTTTGCAGTATGTGGTTGGTATCATAAGCAGGTTTTTGTAATATCGAATTAGGTTGTCGAAATTATCTGATTAGCCAGAGCTCTAATTATGAATTTGTGAATGGCTACTCATCAAATACGATTTTAGCCACGGATGTATCTAAATCTCTTGGAATACGTAAAGTTTAACTCACATGCACACACACATGTTGTATGCATTTTAAAATTAAGTCATGAAATAAATTTAGCAGATTGCTTTAGCATGTAACCTTTTCGTTTTAGTATGGGCAATTCAGTTATTCAATTAAGTTCGCGACATTCAACGCAAGACTTTCAAAGCCTTGTTTTGGTTTCGCTAACAAAAAATGAACTTATACTAGCCCGTCTTATCTACAATTTTTGGCAGCCATGGAAAGTTGCATCACAATGTGGATGTTTTTTATCGAGATTGATGCGTATTTGATTTTATCTGTATTATAGTAGGTGTGCTTCTGTCTATTATGGTGCATATAAAGTCATCTTGACTCTTGAGCCTATAGTGGTCTGGTCTGTACCGAGTTATTAGTTATGCTGCGATTGAACTAGATAGGGACATGAAAGATGATAATTATAAGTTCTTGCCTTGTTTGCAGAGTTTGACTTTTCAAAGCCCTTTGCACTCACCCATAAAACCACATgattttatcttgctttattgtATACTTTTGTTAGCCCTGATATTCTTGCATGAAACTTGTTATGATTAACCTCAGTGTACCACAGTACCAGAATTCTAGCTATTTTCTTGACTGCAATTTTTATATTTTCTTTCCAGGTCTATGACATCACATACCTAGTCAGTTCATTCTACTACAAGGGTTATGCTTCTCTTACAAAAGCCCAAAAACTTGAGTGGAACAACAGGTGAAGCCATCTGCCTGCAAAAGTTCACCCTGTGTTTATTTACATATCTCACTCACCGTACATGTTTTACCTGTTCCAGGGGCATATCCACTGTCCATGCAATATTCATCACATACATGTCAGTGTACTTAGTATTCTTCTCCGACCTATTCTCTGATCAGCTGGATGGACCAATAACTTCGCGGAATTCAAACCTCTCTAATTTTACACTGGGGGTAAAGGATCTTACTATTTTGTTCCCATTCGAATGTCTATGTTAACATGCATTTTTCTCCCTTTCCCCTCATGTCAGCTTAGTGTCATTTGTCCAGGTTTCTGTTGGGTACTTCATCACTGACATTGCTATGATATTTTGGGTTTATCCTTCCCTGGGTGGAATGGAGTATGTAAGTGAGCATATGTGATCATTTATCTCCCTCCTCTTGAAGTGTCTCCTTGCTTTCTCGCTTGCATCTTTGACCAACTTGCTACTAATGAAACTTTTTCTACTTTTGTTGCTCCATTTTTGACGTTTTATACACTGCTGGTTGACCATTACCAGGTTCTTCATCACATCCTGTCTCTTATATCAATAGTCTATTCCATATACTCTGGGGAAGGCCAGCTGTATACATACATGGTTCTCATCTCTGAAGCAACCACACCTGGAATCAACCTCCGCTGGTAATTGGATTTGATTGAATGAATGCAAAATATTTCAGGGTAATTATCGTATTTTTCATTCTATCTGACCATTCCTGTTACCTATGTCATGAAGGTTTCTTGATACTGCTGGACTAAAAAAATCCAAGGCCTACCTTGTGAATGGTGTCTGGATGGTTGTTGCATGGCTGGTAAGTGAAGTTCCTAGTTTCCTACGCAGTAGCTGTAGGTGACAAGTTATCTCACGCAGTTGTTCATATGTTGATGACTCTTCAGTGTGCTTGAATGTGTGCATACATTGAATGAACATTTCAAATTGTATAGCCATATTCAAACCTGTTATGTGTATTTTATGTAGGTTAGGGAATTCCTTATTCCCTCGTATACTCTAATCTACCATGTTCTTTTCAAAATTGCTGCTACTGGAATAGTACCTCAATCTTTTTGCTGTGTTTGTGGTACTTACAGTAACTAATATTGGGCATTCCTAAAACGGCCTGGGGACTGGGATACAGTAATAGCAATTTGTCTTGTTATCGAGCTGCAATACATCGTTCTATAAATTCGATTCTTCTTTTTAATAAGAGATTTCAGATAAACTTCTCGTACAAGTTGAGACATTAATGCCACAAATCTGAATCAGTTGTCATGTTAAATAAGTCCGTTGCCCTAATCAGCAAGTCTTTCTTCTGCTTGTGAAGTTTCAAAAATTCTTTCTAAGGTGGGCAACCATTTGTGTATGCAGGTGGCACGGATACTTCTGTTCATCTACTTGTTCTACCACATCTACTTCCACTATGATCAGGTACTTCATTCTTCTGGGTCAACTGTCAACGCATGACTATGCGGCAAATGCCACATTGTCCTGAAACTAAATCGAAGCTGTTCATTTTGACAGGTCATGCAGATGCAGACCTTCAGCTGCCTTCTGGTATTTGGTGTGCCCACGGTACTACTTATCATGAACACGGTGTGGTTTGCAAAGATCTTGAGAGGCCTTAAGAAGACAATGGCCAAGAGGGATTGAAGAAGAGAAGAATGGCAGacgcaagctcatggcccatcTACAGAAATCACCATCCTACCTTACAGTCACATACAACTACATATACTTCCGGAGTAAAGCTAGATAGTGCAACTCGTAGCGCAAGCTAATATCCCGTGTACATGATCCAGAAATACGCTTTAGCACGGCCCCGGATTTTCCACGGATATTCTCTATCCTGTACATATCCCATCTGGATACTGCTTAGGAAGCTCCTTACTACCTGTGCATTGGATGCTTCTAAGCCTCGACAACTGAGGTAGTTGGTCACCAATGTGACCTTTGAAAGGTTGAGACCTGAAAATCTGTTTCTACTTACGACTCGGAATGTGAAGCCGGTATCGTTGATGACTTCTGAATCTGAATTGTGGTACTAGGTCATTCTCTTACCATCACAAGTAAAATCTCTGCAGCTTTCTGTGTACAGACTGCAATTTTGATACTATGTCACTTATCCCTTCAATCTGTTTTCTATTTCTAGCGCGAAATCACAGACTCTAGAAAGGTGTAAAAAAAAATTGAACCTATGAGGAATGCAGAAGGTTTATGTTTGACGTCTCCAGTTTTTGTATGGTCAACATATGATTATTCTTTTCTTTTGCCATGGACAATTGGACAGGTGATTATTCTGCATACAAAGTGCACATAACCGTAGTTTTCTCCACTGCATTACTTGCCTGGTTCTCTGTTCATGATCAGCTGTACTAGCAGATGGAGAACAATGCAATGCCTGGAGAGTAGTAAAATTGCGGCAACTGGCGTGCTACTACGTGAGGCTACGGCTAAGCAGGCCCTGAAATGACACGAAGAGGTCCTTGTTCTCTGCGCCGAAGATCTGGTCCGCTTTCTCGAGGGTTTCCTACATCACCACCACAGAAATATATAATTCTAGAGGAGATCTGAAGCtccgaaagaaacaaaacaacggTTCCAGCTGGAAACTGAAAGTTACCACTTGGGATTGCCTGTGAGCGTTGAGCTCCTTGATGTTGGCGAGGAAAGCAGCAAACTGTTCGTACGAGAGACGACTCCTGCACATGAAAAAGATAGAAACCAACAACTGATGCGCGTTTTTCTATCAAGAATTTTATGTTTTGCAGGCTAGGATACACAAGAACTAGCTGGCCGATCGTACTACCTTGCTTGCCGAAAGAACTCCTTGCCATCTACTCTTGTTGTGCGCCCTGAAACAACAGAAACGATTTGAACAGGGAACGATCTCCGGCTGAACGATGTGCATTTCATTCTGTCATGGAACAAACAAAGTGAATATCGTAGTACTACCTGAGATTGAGTGTCCACGAGGGGGCGAATTGGCCGCAGAGGACATCTTGCTCGAGGGTATCCACGCCGACATTGCCATATGGCCTTCGAGTCGCGGCGAACTGGCGATCTCGGCGCCGGCTGACGTGGGTCGAGGCGACACGGCCGTCGAGTACCGTCTCGGGGAAACGGCGCCGGCTGACGTGGGTCGAGGCGACACGGCCGTCGAGTACCGTCTCGGGGAAACGGCCCCGGACGTCAGCTTCGGGGACACGGCGGTGGAGTACCTCCTAGCGGAAGCGGCAGAGGATCTCAGCTTCGGTTCAGGGTCGGAGGCCAGGCGTGGAGTCATGTGCGTGATGGTAAGCTTCTGCTCCAATGGCCTTGCTACCGCTGAAGCAGAGGGGGACAGATACGTAAGCATGAGCTGCTCAGGAAACAGGATTCAGTTATTGTACAGAAATGGGAATGCTGTGTGCTGCTGCATACCTTCCTGGTTCACGCTTTCGGCTTCGGAAGATCCGTCGGCTCGGGCGGTGGAGACGCTCTTCGCCGATCCCTCTTGGGAAAGTGCGTGCAAGAGAAGATTCAGCACAAGCGAAACAGGGCGCTACACTACGTTCGATTCGGCCGAGCAGTGAGTAGTGACGATGCATTATAGTACCATCATACCTCTCCAAGAATTTCCTTTGGCATCGCAGGTTCTGATGTCTACTGTTTCTTGACTCTGCGCAGAGAAGGGCACAAAGCATGACTCCCAAATCCCAATAGCAATGTACGTTCACCCATCTTCATTGACGGCAAAATTAAGCGGCCATGCTTGGCAGAAACGAAATAAGAAACTTACTGAAGAATTCTCGTCCCCCAGCGACTGCATTAGGTGCCTCTTGAATGTCTCCAGCTGCAAAGCGGAAACCGCCCCAAAAAGATCACCAGTAGTCTCAGCGTAGGTACGACAGCACATATCACAGCTTATAGTAGTAAAATGCAGAGAATGTGATCACAAATGGGAGTGGCGGCCGGCCGTCACCTTGGCGAGGTCCCTGGCCAGCTTCTTGGACGTCTGGGCGAGCGAGTCCCTCTCCTTCACCAGCTTAGCCTTCGAGAAATCAATTTAACCCACAAGAATATCAACAACAAAAAAGTTACGAAACACGGCTAATGCCGAAGCAAGCTGATGGAGGCTCACGTACGTTGTCGTCGAGGACGGCGCAGAGACGGGCGTCGGCGTCGCGGAGTGCCCGGTCGAGCGCGTCGGCCCTCTCGGCGAGCTCGGCGGCGACGCGGTCCTTGTCGGCCAGCTTCTGGCGGAGGCGCGCGGCCTCGTGCTCCAGGCGGGAGGCGCGTGCGGCCACGGCCACGGCGGTGATCTTGCGGGCCACCTCCAGCTGCTCGTACGGGTCCGAAGGCAGCGCGGCCGC
Coding sequences within it:
- the LOC127344620 gene encoding uncharacterized protein, with amino-acid sequence MDLSTTSAMAAKAYLYKAESLVKEYLLADSYVSYTAVLGGILMCKMVYDITYLVSSFYYKGYASLTKAQKLEWNNRGISTVHAIFITYMSVYLVFFSDLFSDQLDGPITSRNSNLSNFTLGVSVGYFITDIAMIFWVYPSLGGMEYVLHHILSLISIVYSIYSGEGQLYTYMVLISEATTPGINLRWFLDTAGLKKSKAYLVNGVWMVVAWLVARILLFIYLFYHIYFHYDQVMQMQTFSCLLVFGVPTVLLIMNTVWFAKILRGLKKTMAKRD
- the LOC127344619 gene encoding uncharacterized protein At4g15545; translation: MTQTPATHPATTAPAPAPPPTEAAGLSDAIAAALPSDPYEQLEVARKITAVAVAARASRLEHEAARLRQKLADKDRVAAELAERADALDRALRDADARLCAVLDDNAKLVKERDSLAQTSKKLARDLAKLETFKRHLMQSLGDENSSSQETVDIRTCDAKGNSWREGSAKSVSTARADGSSEAESVNQEAVARPLEQKLTITHMTPRLASDPEPKLRSSAASARRYSTAVSPKLTSGAVSPRRYSTAVSPRPTSAGAVSPRRYSTAVSPRPTSAGAEIASSPRLEGHMAMSAWIPSSKMSSAANSPPRGHSISGRTTRVDGKEFFRQARSRLSYEQFAAFLANIKELNAHRQSQVETLEKADQIFGAENKDLFVSFQGLLSRSLT